A single Glycine soja cultivar W05 chromosome 14, ASM419377v2, whole genome shotgun sequence DNA region contains:
- the LOC114384717 gene encoding uncharacterized protein LOC114384717 — translation MQFHRSLRAQSVSTPIPEKITEEPLPSKVAQSTVTCFYQANVVGFWRNVSVLWCKNLMNHSLHITVDSVGGEVQYSCKIDVKPWHFWSKKGYKTFEVDGNQVELYWDLRSAKFTGSPEPSSDYYVALVSDEEVVLLLGDYKKKAYKRTKSRPALVDAMMLLKKENVLAKKSFSTKARFNEKRKDSEIVVDSSTGGPSDPEMWISIDGIVLIHVKNLQWKFRGNQTVMVNKQPVQVFWDVHDWLFSGSGSGHGLFIFKPGPPEAESEKEGSAVEGCESDDGSVGYFSTMNIATFEFCLVLYAYKIE, via the coding sequence ATGCAATTCCATCGTTCCCTAAGAGCACAATCAGTCTCAACACCTATACCTGAGAAGATCACAGAGGAGCCTTTGCCTAGCAAAGTTGCACAAAGCACCGTGACATGTTTTTACCAAGCCAATGTTGTGGGCTTTTGGCGGAATGTATCGGTTTTGTGGTGCAAAAATCTCATGAACCACTCCTTGCACATCACGGTTGATAGTGTAGGAGGTGAGGTGCAATATAGCTGCAAGATTGACGTGAAGCCTTGGCACTTTTGGAGCAAAAAAGGGTACAAAACCTTTGAGGTTGATGGCAACCAGGTTGAACTCTATTGGGATCTCCGGTCAGCTAAATTCACCGGCTCCCCCGAGCCGAGCAGCGATTACTACGTGGCCCTAGTGTCTGATGAAGAGGTTGTGTTGTTGTTGGGAGACTACAAGAAGAAGGCTTACAAGAGAACAAAATCTAGACCTGCCCTTGTTGATGCCATGATGTTGCTCAAGAAAGAAAACGTGTTAGCCAAGAAAAGTTTCTCTACGAAGGCCCGGTTCAATGAGAAGAGAAAAGATAGTGAGATTGTTGTGGACAGCTCAACTGGGGGTCCTAGTGACCCTGAGATGTGGATTAGCATAGATGGGATTGTGCTGATCCATGTCAAGAACTTGCAGTGGAAGTTCAGGGGGAACCAAACTGTGATGGTTAACAAGCAACCTGTGCAAGTGTTTTGGGATGTGCATGATTGGTTGTTTAGTGGATCAGGCTCAGGGCATGGCCTTTTCATCTTCAAGCCAGGGCCTCCAGAAGCTGAGAGTGAGAAAGAAGGCAGTGCTGTGGAGGGTTGTGAGAGTGATGATGGCAGTGTTGGGTATTTTTCAACTATGAATATCGCTACCTTTGAGTTCTGCCTCGTTCTCTATGCCTACAAAATTGAgtaa
- the LOC114383495 gene encoding calmodulin-binding receptor-like cytoplasmic kinase 2 produces MKKTPPPNLHQSSQSRQNANLQFVGTNNDAKRHSSKTLRSLKYAAKKCAAVFSLFLYGKRKSASYVVGNDGRKNTSKVRGVVSSSTDLSSESTTKNSSKWKFSYSYASSITASGQLGIGNFSFEEIYKSTAKFSPANEIGQGGFGTVYKGKLNDGSIVAVKRAKKDVIHNHLHEFKNEIYTLSQIEHRNLVRLYGYLEHGDEKIIVVEYVGNGNLREHLNGIRGEGLEIGERLDIAIDVAHAVTYLHMYTDNPIIHRDIKASNILITENLKAKVADFGFARLSDDPNATHISTQVKGTAGYMDPEYLRTYQLTEKSDVYSFGVLLVEMVTGRHPIEPKRPVDERVTIRWAMKMLKQGDAVFAMDPRLRRNPASIKAVKQVLKLALQCVAPSKQSRPPMKNCAEVLWDIRKSFRDEANSDHPPLPSHHSANFPQREKNKFGIEDDDSYKFVSVPNHIRS; encoded by the exons ATGAAGAAAACACCACCCCCCAATTTGCATCAATCTAGCCAAAGTAGACAGAATGCTAATCTCCAATTTGTTGGAACAAACAATGATGCAAAGAGGCACAGTTCTAAGACACTGAGATCTTTGAAGTATGCTGCCAAGAAATGTGCAGCTGTTTTTTCATTGTTTCTCTATGGCAAAAGAAAATCAGCCTCATATGTTGTTGGGAATGATGGCAGAAAGAATACATCCAAAGTTAGAGGGGTGGTATCAT CATCAACTGATTTGTCATCTGAGAGTACCACCAAGAATTCATCAAAATGGAAGTTTTCTTATTCTTACGCATCATCCATTACTGCAAGTGGACAACTTGGAATTGGCAACTTTTCCTTTGAAGAAATTTACAAGTCAACTGCAAAATTCTCTCCAGCTAATGAAATTGGGCAAGGTGGCTTTGGAACTGTCTACAAGGGAAAGCTTAATGATGGATCTATTGTTGCCGTGAAGCGTGCCAAGAAG GATGTAATACACAATCACTTACATGAGTTCAAGAATGAAATATACACCTTGTCACAAATTGAGCATCGGAATCTTGTGAGGTTGTATGGATATTTGGAGCATGGAGATGAGAAGATTATTGTTGTTGAATACGTTGGTAATGGTAACCTTCGAGAACATCTAAATG GTATTCGGGGAGAAGGACTAGAAATTGGGGAGCGTCTAGACATAGCAATTGATGTAGCTCATGCAGTAACTTACCTGCATATGTACACAG ATAATCCAATTATCCATAGAGACATCAAAGCATCGAACATCTTAATCACTGAGAACCTAAAGGCCAAAGTGGCAGATTTTGGATTTGCACGGTTGTCTGATGATCCTAATGCAACTCATATTTCAACTCAAGTTAAAGGAACAGCTGGATACATGGATCCTGAGTATCTTAGAACATACCAACTAACTGAAAAGAGTGATGTTTATTCCTTTGGTGTATTGCTTGTTGAAATGGTGACAGGACGGCATCCAATAGAACCAAAGAGACCAGTTGATGAGAGAGTTACAATCAGATGG GCAATGAAGATGCTGAAACAAGGGGATGCTGTATTTGCCATGGACCCTAGGCTGAGAAGAAATCCAGCCTCCATCAAGGCAGTAAAGCAGGTTCTCAAGCTAGCTCTCCAATGTGTTGCGCCTTCAAAACAATCACGGCCGCCTATGAAGAATTGTGCAGAGGTTCTGTGGGACATCCGCAAAAGTTTTAGAGATGAAGCCAATTCTGATCATCCTCCCCTTCCTTCTCACCATTCTGCAAACTTTCCTCAAAGAGAAAAGAATAAGTTTGGTATTGAAGATGATGACAGCTATAAATTTGTCTCTGTACCTAATCATATTCGTTCATAA